A genomic segment from Tindallia californiensis encodes:
- a CDS encoding homoserine dehydrogenase, translating to MKIGIIGNGGVGKALIRLIHEKKETLAKEGLTPVICAHLDSTGGIYDLEGIDLKRLMQHNEKKEPLKDFPKGGSAGLSIDDILEEKSMEVLIELTPTNKKTGEPGIGHITKALENEIHVITANKGPVMIAYHSLKALANRKRRQFWIGCTTGGALPAINGGLIDLAGSEITSITGVLNGTTNYILEEMKTRECTYREALQKAQKDGIAETDPSLDVEGWDTAMKLLILTNVLMNQNKQLSDIKVRGITEIDQAEIGRATGEGGKIKLVGRTRLEKEKILMTVQPETLYPEDFLFQVDGKNKGVHYTTDTLGDIGILGGASGLTAAAASVLRDLINLHRGGCG from the coding sequence GTGAAAATAGGAATTATTGGAAATGGCGGTGTTGGAAAAGCCCTTATCCGGTTGATTCATGAAAAAAAAGAAACACTGGCTAAAGAAGGACTAACTCCTGTAATCTGTGCTCATTTGGACAGTACCGGCGGTATTTATGATCTTGAAGGTATTGATCTAAAACGACTAATGCAACACAACGAAAAAAAAGAGCCTTTGAAAGATTTTCCAAAAGGAGGATCGGCTGGTTTATCCATCGATGATATTTTAGAGGAAAAAAGTATGGAAGTGCTGATAGAGCTTACACCTACCAATAAAAAAACCGGTGAACCAGGGATAGGACATATCACAAAAGCCCTGGAAAATGAGATTCATGTGATCACGGCCAATAAAGGGCCGGTAATGATTGCTTACCACTCATTAAAAGCCTTGGCAAATCGGAAAAGACGACAATTTTGGATAGGATGTACTACCGGTGGTGCCTTGCCAGCTATTAACGGCGGGTTGATAGATCTTGCTGGTTCGGAAATCACCTCTATTACCGGCGTACTGAACGGCACTACCAATTATATTCTGGAAGAAATGAAAACCAGAGAATGTACCTATAGGGAAGCATTGCAAAAGGCACAGAAGGACGGAATTGCCGAGACAGATCCATCTTTAGATGTAGAAGGCTGGGATACGGCGATGAAATTATTAATTCTGACCAATGTGTTGATGAATCAAAACAAACAGCTTTCGGATATAAAGGTAAGAGGGATTACAGAAATTGACCAGGCGGAGATAGGCAGAGCCACCGGGGAAGGTGGCAAAATAAAACTGGTGGGAAGAACCCGGTTAGAGAAAGAGAAAATTCTTATGACGGTTCAACCGGAAACCCTCTATCCAGAAGATTTTTTATTTCAGGTAGATGGTAAAAATAAAGGGGTTCACTATACAACGGATACTTTAGGAGACATAGGGATTTTAGGCGGCGCCTCCGGCCTGACGGCGGCAGCGGCATCGGTCCTTAGAGATTTGATAAATTTACATCGTGGTGGTTGTGGATAA
- a CDS encoding PAS domain S-box protein, producing the protein MINKNNKRIIRPGQKINIRALKKCQQELKILKQALHHSGTVLWSTDYCTNKISAVDTWVKLLGYPLDEAESSLDFFKEAIHPEDRKRELEARERHFNGELPEFHVVFRMRTKKGSYRWIRARGRFVERDENGKPLGMVGIHEDITQQRQMIDKIHKSEEKYQLLYNTMKQAMAYHQIITDEEGNPRDYLFLEVNNAFERHTGLKKEELIGKTVLEVLPETEKEWIERYGNVALSGKSEHFIQFSKALNRYYEVDAYCPKTGYFAVLFNDITERIQASQELKHQKAIMDGLFRTSPDALVLIDCEGIILRINKRFTEIFHYAAEEALGKHVDELIANQNQREAAQELNRRARVTLDLEVETQRTRKDGCLVPVMIRSQPYYLDEKIIGHQIIYTDIRHRKEQEEILRRAKEEADQANEAKSRFLSNISHEMRTPMNGIYGAAMLLETTELSAEQQELVEMLKESSDRMMNTVADLLDISKLEQSAVVLKEERFDLCKTLQKSVEPFQKMGEKRKIQFLLKCHVDTSPLVWGDAGKLRRVLYHLIGNAFKFTKKGQIVVEVSLKEYQTPISIFRFMIKDTGIGIHQEEMHQLFNTFTQLDDSNKKTYQGSGLGLTIVHKLLEQMGGTVHVESSPHKGSLFYFDLPLRVETSENCLSESSEEELLATERKPSKILAVEDDKISQLLLKKLTQEMGFDLEVVADGLKAIEAYGENQYDLILMDVQLPSISGLEVTSVIRSFESRTDEHTPIIGISAHAMNKDKEECLAVGMDDYMAKPIDFKQLSHIIKKWTHK; encoded by the coding sequence ATGATTAATAAAAACAATAAGCGAATCATAAGACCTGGTCAAAAGATAAACATCCGGGCATTGAAAAAATGTCAGCAAGAACTGAAAATTCTTAAACAGGCTTTACATCATTCAGGCACTGTTCTTTGGTCTACGGACTACTGTACTAATAAGATATCAGCCGTGGATACCTGGGTAAAGTTGTTAGGATACCCTTTAGATGAAGCGGAAAGCTCCTTGGATTTTTTTAAGGAAGCCATTCATCCAGAAGATCGAAAAAGGGAACTGGAAGCCAGAGAGAGACATTTTAACGGAGAGCTGCCGGAATTTCATGTGGTATTCCGCATGAGGACAAAGAAAGGCTCCTATCGTTGGATCAGAGCCCGTGGAAGATTTGTGGAACGGGATGAAAACGGGAAGCCTCTTGGTATGGTAGGGATACACGAAGACATTACCCAACAGCGACAGATGATTGATAAAATCCATAAAAGTGAAGAAAAGTATCAATTACTATATAATACAATGAAACAGGCGATGGCCTATCATCAAATCATCACCGATGAAGAAGGAAATCCTCGTGACTACTTATTTTTAGAAGTAAATAATGCTTTCGAGCGGCATACAGGTCTAAAGAAAGAAGAATTGATCGGAAAAACCGTTTTAGAAGTACTGCCAGAAACGGAGAAGGAATGGATAGAAAGGTATGGGAACGTAGCATTATCCGGAAAATCTGAACATTTTATCCAGTTTTCAAAAGCATTAAATCGTTATTATGAAGTCGACGCTTATTGCCCAAAAACCGGTTACTTTGCTGTCCTCTTTAATGATATTACAGAACGGATTCAAGCCAGCCAGGAACTAAAGCATCAAAAAGCAATCATGGACGGATTGTTTCGGACATCACCGGATGCCTTGGTATTAATTGATTGTGAGGGGATTATCTTAAGGATAAACAAACGGTTTACAGAAATATTTCACTATGCAGCTGAGGAAGCGTTAGGAAAACATGTTGATGAGCTGATTGCTAACCAAAATCAACGTGAGGCGGCTCAGGAACTTAATCGCCGTGCAAGAGTGACTCTGGATCTGGAAGTTGAAACACAGAGAACCAGAAAAGACGGATGCCTAGTACCCGTTATGATCCGATCCCAACCCTACTATTTAGATGAAAAAATAATAGGACACCAAATTATTTATACAGACATTCGCCATCGAAAAGAGCAGGAAGAAATACTCCGAAGGGCAAAAGAAGAGGCTGATCAGGCTAACGAAGCCAAAAGCCGGTTTCTTTCTAATATCAGTCACGAAATGCGCACTCCCATGAATGGGATCTATGGAGCGGCCATGTTGTTGGAGACCACAGAATTGTCGGCAGAACAACAGGAATTGGTAGAAATGCTAAAGGAATCATCTGACCGGATGATGAATACAGTAGCGGATCTTTTGGATATTTCGAAACTGGAGCAAAGTGCTGTTGTTCTGAAAGAAGAGCGATTTGATCTTTGTAAAACCCTTCAAAAATCCGTTGAACCTTTTCAGAAAATGGGAGAAAAACGAAAGATACAATTCCTTCTTAAGTGTCATGTGGACACTTCCCCTTTAGTGTGGGGCGATGCTGGAAAACTTCGGAGAGTTTTATATCATTTAATAGGAAATGCCTTTAAGTTTACAAAGAAAGGACAGATTGTTGTAGAAGTTTCATTAAAAGAATATCAAACACCAATCAGTATTTTCCGGTTTATGATCAAAGACACCGGCATTGGTATTCATCAGGAAGAAATGCACCAATTGTTTAATACCTTTACGCAATTAGATGATTCGAATAAAAAAACCTATCAAGGTTCCGGCTTAGGTCTGACCATTGTGCATAAACTCTTAGAACAAATGGGAGGGACGGTTCATGTGGAGAGTAGTCCGCATAAAGGAAGTCTTTTCTATTTTGATCTTCCCTTGAGAGTGGAAACATCCGAAAACTGTCTTTCGGAATCATCCGAGGAGGAGTTGCTGGCGACAGAAAGAAAGCCGAGCAAGATTCTTGCCGTTGAAGATGATAAGATAAGTCAGCTGCTGTTAAAAAAACTAACTCAAGAGATGGGATTTGACTTAGAGGTAGTAGCAGATGGATTAAAAGCCATAGAAGCATATGGAGAAAACCAATATGACCTTATTTTAATGGATGTACAACTTCCTTCCATTAGTGGGTTGGAAGTTACCTCGGTGATTCGTTCCTTTGAATCCCGTACCGATGAGCATACACCGATTATTGGCATTAGTGCCCATGCCATGAATAAGGATAAAGAAGAATGCTTGGCGGTAGGAATGGATGATTACATGGCAAAACCCATCGATTTTAAGCAATTATCCCACATAATAAAAAAGTGGACGCATAAATAG
- a CDS encoding sulfite exporter TauE/SafE family protein, translating to MLANAVLGVLGVMTLWFVFNWIKVYKDSPSGSPGFHRIAVGFVTNFFDTLGIGSFAPTTAWLKGANLAPDRVIPGSLNVGHTLPVVVMSFIFIQRVEVEPLTLVLMLLAAAGGAFFGADIVSGLPEKKVQLGMGFALFVTAAFMFAGQVGIMPGGGEAVGLTGLPLVIGVVVNFFLGALMTLGIGLYAPCMALVYALGMSPIVAFPIMMGSCAYLMPVGSSKFLKNGAFDAKAALGLTLGGIPAVFIAAYLVTGLPINVLTWLVIGIIIYTAITMLRAGMMNTEVAADHVATEK from the coding sequence ATGTTAGCTAATGCTGTATTAGGAGTTCTTGGGGTTATGACCCTATGGTTTGTGTTCAACTGGATTAAAGTTTACAAAGATAGCCCGTCAGGTAGCCCAGGATTCCATCGAATTGCCGTAGGATTTGTGACCAACTTTTTTGACACCTTAGGAATCGGATCTTTTGCACCAACAACCGCATGGTTAAAAGGCGCAAACCTTGCTCCGGACCGTGTTATTCCAGGTTCACTAAACGTAGGTCATACCCTGCCTGTAGTAGTAATGTCTTTTATCTTTATTCAACGTGTAGAAGTAGAGCCATTAACCTTGGTGTTAATGTTGCTAGCAGCGGCTGGTGGTGCTTTCTTTGGTGCTGATATTGTTTCTGGATTGCCAGAGAAAAAAGTTCAGTTAGGAATGGGTTTTGCATTATTTGTAACAGCTGCCTTTATGTTTGCTGGTCAGGTAGGGATTATGCCAGGAGGTGGAGAAGCTGTTGGTCTTACAGGATTACCGCTGGTTATTGGTGTAGTCGTTAACTTCTTTTTGGGCGCTTTAATGACCTTAGGGATTGGCCTGTATGCACCTTGTATGGCATTGGTATATGCTTTAGGAATGAGCCCTATCGTTGCTTTCCCAATCATGATGGGATCTTGCGCTTACTTAATGCCAGTAGGAAGCTCTAAGTTCCTTAAAAATGGCGCTTTTGATGCTAAAGCGGCGCTTGGTTTAACCCTTGGTGGTATCCCAGCTGTGTTTATTGCAGCTTATCTGGTAACTGGATTACCGATTAATGTATTAACCTGGTTAGTAATTGGTATCATTATTTATACAGCGATTACAATGTTAAGAGCAGGAATGATGAATACAGAAGTGGCTGCTGATCATGTAGCAACAGAAAAATAA
- a CDS encoding proline racemase produces the protein MKFTKGIHTIDSHTMGEPTRIVVGGIPQIPGTTMADKKSHLENNLDYMRTSLMHEPRGHNDMFGSIITASTVEEADFGIIFMDGGGYLNMCGHGSIGAATVAVEAGMVEVEEPYTNLVMESPAGLIKAKVKVEDGKAKEVSIVNVPSFLYKEDVVIQVPEIGDVKMDISFGGSFFAIINAKELGVKVEMEQADVLLKLGLKIRDIVNNTVEMQHPEQKHIKTVDLVEIYDEASNEEADYKNVVVFGQGQLDRSPCGTGTSAKLATLHAKGQLGIDEKFVYESITGTMFKGRIMETTEVGDFKAVIPEITGSAYITGFNHFVIDPDDPLKHGFSL, from the coding sequence ATGAAATTTACAAAAGGCATTCACACCATTGATTCACACACCATGGGAGAACCAACTCGAATTGTGGTTGGAGGAATTCCTCAAATTCCAGGAACGACTATGGCAGACAAAAAAAGCCATCTTGAAAACAATCTGGACTATATGAGAACTTCTTTAATGCATGAACCAAGAGGCCATAACGATATGTTTGGTTCTATTATTACGGCATCAACCGTAGAAGAAGCCGATTTCGGTATTATTTTCATGGATGGCGGCGGATACTTAAATATGTGCGGCCATGGTTCTATCGGTGCGGCTACCGTAGCTGTAGAAGCTGGAATGGTTGAAGTAGAAGAACCCTACACAAACTTAGTGATGGAGTCTCCTGCTGGATTAATCAAAGCAAAAGTAAAAGTAGAAGACGGAAAAGCAAAAGAAGTATCCATTGTAAATGTTCCATCCTTCCTTTATAAAGAAGACGTGGTGATTCAAGTGCCTGAGATAGGCGATGTAAAAATGGATATTTCCTTCGGCGGTAGTTTCTTTGCCATCATTAACGCTAAAGAATTAGGCGTTAAAGTAGAGATGGAACAAGCAGATGTACTCTTAAAGCTAGGACTTAAAATTCGTGATATTGTAAACAATACAGTTGAAATGCAACATCCAGAGCAAAAGCATATTAAGACAGTGGACTTAGTGGAAATCTACGATGAGGCTAGCAATGAAGAAGCGGATTACAAAAATGTAGTTGTCTTTGGACAGGGTCAGCTGGACAGATCACCTTGCGGTACTGGTACCAGTGCAAAACTAGCTACCTTACATGCAAAAGGACAGCTGGGCATTGATGAAAAGTTTGTATACGAAAGCATTACAGGTACTATGTTCAAAGGAAGAATTATGGAAACTACTGAAGTGGGTGACTTTAAAGCGGTTATTCCGGAAATTACAGGAAGCGCTTATATCACAGGATTTAACCATTTTGTCATCGATCCGGACGATCCACTGAAGCACGGTTTTTCTCTGTAA
- the prdB gene encoding D-proline reductase (dithiol) protein PrdB translates to MADMTIVKNLQSEIFVPITPPPVWTPVTKELKDMKIALVTAAGVHLQSDKRFNLAGDFSFRVIPGDAPVEDMMVSHGGYDNADVNKDINCMFPIDRIRELAEEGFIKAISSVNHGFMGGGGDQTKFREETGPEIAKQLNEEGVDAVLLTAGUGTCHRSAVIVQRAIEESGIPTIIIAALPPVVRQNGTPRAVAPLVPMGANAGAPNDVEMQKNICIDSLNQLVEITSAGKIVPLPYEYIAKV, encoded by the coding sequence ATGGCTGATATGACCATTGTAAAAAATCTACAGTCAGAAATATTCGTACCTATTACCCCTCCTCCTGTCTGGACACCGGTAACAAAAGAGCTTAAAGATATGAAAATAGCTCTTGTAACCGCAGCCGGCGTGCATTTGCAGTCCGACAAGAGGTTTAACCTAGCAGGAGACTTTTCTTTCCGCGTGATCCCAGGAGATGCTCCTGTTGAAGACATGATGGTATCCCACGGTGGTTACGACAATGCGGATGTTAACAAAGACATTAACTGCATGTTTCCGATTGACCGAATTCGTGAATTAGCGGAAGAAGGGTTTATCAAAGCAATATCTTCTGTAAATCATGGATTTATGGGTGGCGGTGGAGACCAGACAAAGTTCAGAGAAGAAACTGGTCCGGAAATTGCCAAACAGCTTAACGAAGAAGGCGTTGATGCCGTTCTTCTAACCGCTGGCTGAGGTACCTGCCACCGTTCCGCTGTTATTGTACAGCGAGCGATAGAGGAATCGGGGATTCCTACAATTATCATTGCGGCATTACCGCCAGTTGTAAGACAAAATGGTACACCAAGAGCCGTTGCACCACTAGTACCAATGGGTGCTAATGCAGGGGCGCCAAATGATGTAGAAATGCAAAAAAATATTTGTATTGATTCATTGAACCAATTGGTAGAAATTACAAGTGCAGGAAAAATTGTTCCACTACCTTACGAATACATCGCAAAGGTATAG
- a CDS encoding CBO2463/CBO2479 domain-containing protein: MSRLTIRNTQIEGEMMKYGDKIIYIEGIIIEVKDGAVSIDLKGRLGFLKVPMRMLINDYPLKVGQEVGLNMSFVEVLSEEVNETYVSNIEKKNRNKQTKEA, from the coding sequence ATGAGCAGACTAACCATTAGGAATACTCAGATTGAGGGTGAAATGATGAAATATGGAGACAAGATTATTTATATAGAAGGTATTATTATCGAAGTAAAAGATGGAGCTGTATCCATCGATCTGAAAGGAAGACTAGGATTCCTGAAGGTTCCCATGCGGATGTTGATCAATGATTACCCGCTGAAAGTGGGACAGGAAGTTGGTCTGAACATGAGTTTTGTCGAAGTGCTGAGCGAAGAAGTGAATGAGACCTATGTCAGCAATATTGAAAAGAAGAATAGAAATAAACAAACAAAGGAGGCATAA
- the prdA gene encoding D-proline reductase (dithiol) proprotein PrdA has product MAISAEAAKKNMNKVAVVCCRTEAGTVLEASNLEDPAIFPDLEDSGLLTVPENCLKIGEVLGAKVTKTVDSLTPLTPDVVEGIQAIESEEKEEKEAVVQEVATQPAAPVSEAVQQPVVQNAGGVVKIHIGEGKNIDLEFPIGLTGGVASSAPVAAGNAPAAAVPAAGQTATEAVSAPVEAKKMRSLVKKHFKIDKVEMADETKIEGTTLYLRNNVCDDAVKVSDLVTSIKVDIIPEENYNQYSETIMDVQPIATKEPDCKLGTGATRVLDGVVMVVTGTDEKGVQIGEFGSSEGELEKNIMWGRPGAPDKGDILIKTEVVIKEKMNMERPGPLAAHKATDFITQEIREAMKKLDENLVVEEEELVQYRRPGKKKVLIIKEVMGQGAMHDNLILPVEPVGIVGGKPNVDLGNVPVVLSPLEVLDGGIHALTCIGPASKENSRHYWREPLVEHVMKDEELDLAGVVFVGSPQANSEKFYVSDRLGFLVEALDLDGAFITTEGFGNNHIDFASHHEQVGQREVTVVGMSFCAQQGALVVGNEYMKYMVDHNKSDQGIENEILANNTLCEEDAIRATLMLKAAMAGEEIKEPERKFNPVVKENNIDMIEQQMGMEMDLVPNEQILPKSKKRLEIYEPEA; this is encoded by the coding sequence ATGGCAATTTCAGCAGAAGCTGCAAAGAAAAACATGAACAAAGTTGCGGTTGTGTGCTGCAGAACAGAAGCAGGAACCGTTCTGGAAGCAAGCAACCTTGAAGATCCGGCGATTTTTCCGGATCTGGAAGATTCTGGATTACTAACCGTACCAGAAAATTGTTTGAAAATTGGAGAGGTATTAGGAGCAAAGGTTACTAAAACCGTTGATTCTCTTACTCCTCTTACTCCAGATGTAGTGGAAGGAATCCAGGCAATAGAATCAGAAGAAAAAGAAGAAAAAGAAGCGGTAGTACAAGAAGTTGCTACACAACCAGCAGCACCAGTAAGTGAAGCTGTTCAACAACCAGTAGTACAAAATGCTGGTGGCGTTGTAAAGATTCATATTGGAGAAGGAAAAAACATTGACCTTGAATTTCCTATTGGTTTAACAGGCGGGGTAGCCAGCAGTGCGCCTGTTGCCGCCGGCAATGCTCCAGCTGCAGCAGTACCAGCCGCTGGTCAGACAGCTACTGAAGCTGTTTCAGCACCGGTAGAAGCAAAAAAAATGCGTTCATTGGTTAAGAAACACTTTAAAATTGATAAAGTAGAAATGGCTGATGAAACAAAAATCGAAGGAACTACTCTATACTTACGAAACAATGTTTGCGATGATGCTGTAAAGGTAAGTGACCTTGTGACTTCTATCAAAGTAGACATTATTCCAGAAGAAAACTACAATCAGTATTCTGAAACAATTATGGATGTTCAGCCAATTGCTACCAAAGAACCTGACTGCAAGTTAGGAACAGGAGCGACGAGAGTATTAGATGGCGTTGTTATGGTAGTGACAGGAACAGACGAAAAAGGCGTTCAGATCGGCGAGTTCGGTTCTTCTGAAGGTGAACTTGAGAAGAACATTATGTGGGGTCGTCCGGGAGCACCTGATAAAGGCGATATCCTGATCAAAACAGAAGTTGTGATTAAAGAAAAAATGAACATGGAGCGTCCGGGACCATTGGCGGCTCACAAAGCAACCGACTTTATCACTCAGGAAATTCGTGAAGCGATGAAAAAACTGGATGAAAACCTAGTTGTGGAAGAAGAAGAATTGGTTCAATATAGAAGACCAGGCAAAAAGAAAGTCCTTATCATTAAGGAAGTAATGGGTCAAGGTGCAATGCATGACAACCTGATCTTACCAGTAGAGCCGGTTGGAATCGTTGGTGGAAAGCCAAACGTAGACCTAGGCAACGTACCAGTAGTATTATCCCCATTAGAAGTTCTGGATGGCGGTATTCATGCTCTGACTTGCATCGGACCAGCGTCAAAGGAAAATTCTCGTCATTACTGGAGAGAGCCATTGGTTGAGCATGTGATGAAAGACGAAGAATTAGACCTGGCAGGCGTTGTCTTTGTAGGTTCTCCTCAGGCTAACTCTGAGAAATTCTACGTATCGGACAGACTTGGTTTCTTAGTAGAAGCCCTAGATCTTGATGGAGCGTTTATCACTACAGAAGGCTTTGGAAACAATCACATTGATTTTGCCAGCCATCATGAGCAAGTGGGACAGCGAGAAGTAACCGTTGTAGGAATGTCTTTCTGCGCTCAACAAGGAGCTTTGGTTGTTGGGAACGAATACATGAAATACATGGTAGATCATAATAAATCAGACCAAGGAATCGAAAACGAAATCCTGGCCAACAACACACTTTGCGAAGAAGATGCGATTCGAGCTACTTTAATGTTAAAAGCAGCCATGGCTGGTGAAGAAATTAAAGAACCGGAAAGAAAGTTCAATCCAGTAGTAAAAGAAAACAATATTGATATGATTGAACAACAAATGGGCATGGAAATGGACTTAGTTCCAAACGAGCAGATTCTACCCAAAAGCAAGAAACGATTAGAAATTTACGAGCCGGAAGCATAG